From a single Leclercia sp. AS011 genomic region:
- a CDS encoding MFS transporter: MSTLSQTSQHNQRAYWGGIFAMTLCVFVLIASEFMPVSLLTPIAGDLGVTEGLAGQGIAISGALAVLTSLSLSHLAGNMNRKTLLLGMTLLMTISSLIIAFASSYLVYMAGRALIGIAIGGFWSMSAATAMRLVPQHQVSRALAIFNGGNALATVVAAPLGSYLGATIGWRGAFLCLVPVAIAAFIWQWFSLPDMQGNKSRTSRGTLFRLFRLPVVSIGLLACGLFFMGQFALFTYVRPFLETVTHVSASGLSLILLTIGIAGFVGTLIVAFFLNARFYLTLMAIPLLMAAIAGLLTLTGQSLWIVALLLGFWGLLATAAPTGWWTWLARTLPDDAEAGGGLMVAVIQLSIALGSTVGGMVFDNLGWQSTFALSGILLLSAVLLTWLTSGKSAIKD, encoded by the coding sequence ATGTCCACACTGAGCCAAACATCACAACATAACCAACGCGCGTACTGGGGCGGCATTTTCGCCATGACCCTGTGCGTATTTGTCCTGATTGCATCGGAGTTTATGCCGGTCAGCCTGCTGACCCCCATTGCCGGCGATCTGGGCGTGACGGAGGGTCTCGCAGGCCAGGGGATTGCCATCTCCGGCGCGCTGGCGGTCCTGACCAGCCTGAGCCTGTCGCATCTTGCCGGGAATATGAACCGTAAAACTCTCCTGCTGGGCATGACGCTGTTGATGACGATATCGAGCCTGATTATCGCCTTTGCCTCCAGCTACCTGGTCTATATGGCCGGGCGCGCCCTGATTGGGATCGCCATCGGTGGCTTCTGGTCGATGTCTGCGGCGACGGCCATGCGCCTGGTGCCGCAGCATCAGGTCTCCCGGGCGCTGGCAATTTTCAACGGCGGTAACGCCCTGGCGACGGTGGTCGCCGCTCCGCTCGGTAGCTATCTCGGGGCCACCATCGGCTGGCGCGGAGCCTTCCTGTGCCTGGTCCCGGTGGCGATCGCGGCGTTTATCTGGCAGTGGTTTAGCCTGCCCGACATGCAAGGGAACAAGAGCCGGACCTCACGCGGCACCCTCTTCCGCCTGTTCCGTCTGCCGGTCGTTTCCATCGGCCTGCTGGCCTGCGGCCTGTTCTTTATGGGCCAGTTTGCGCTGTTTACCTACGTGCGGCCCTTTCTCGAGACCGTTACCCACGTCAGCGCCTCCGGCTTATCGCTGATCCTGCTCACCATCGGTATCGCGGGGTTTGTTGGCACGCTAATCGTTGCCTTCTTCCTGAACGCCCGGTTTTACCTGACGTTAATGGCGATTCCGCTCCTGATGGCCGCCATCGCCGGGCTGTTAACCCTCACCGGCCAGAGCCTCTGGATCGTCGCCCTGCTGTTGGGATTCTGGGGTCTGCTGGCAACTGCAGCACCCACGGGATGGTGGACATGGCTCGCCCGTACTCTGCCCGATGATGCAGAAGCCGGCGGCGGGCTGATGGTGGCGGTGATCCAGCTCTCGATTGCGCTGGGCTCAACGGTTGGGGGGATGGTCTTTGATAACCTGGGCTGGCAAAGCACCTTTGCGCTGAGCGGGATTTTGCTGCTGAGCGCGGTGCTGTTGACCTGGTTAACTTCAGGCAAAAGCGCGATTAAGGATTAA
- the osmX gene encoding osmoprotectant ABC transporter substrate-binding protein OsmX produces the protein MRLFTGLTALCAAALFSSQALAAPLILATKSFTEQHILSAMTVQYLQKKGFQVQPQTNIATVISRNAMINKQIDMTWEYTGTSLIIFNHINKRMSPEESYETVKRLDAKHGLVWLKPADMNNTYAFAMQRKRAEAEHINTMSELVAKVEQVRKTDPDNNWMLGLDLEFSGRSDGMKPLQAAYNLELDRPQIRQMDPGLVYNAVRDGFVDAGLIYTTDGRVKGFDLKVLEDDKGFFPSYAVTPVVRKDTLEANPGLEEALNTLSAQLNNDVITELNKKVDIDHQSPQQVARDFLRSKQLL, from the coding sequence ATGAGACTGTTTACCGGCCTGACGGCGCTGTGCGCCGCCGCGCTCTTCTCCAGCCAGGCGCTCGCCGCGCCGCTGATCCTGGCGACCAAGAGCTTTACCGAGCAGCACATTCTTTCGGCCATGACCGTGCAGTACCTGCAAAAGAAAGGTTTTCAGGTCCAGCCGCAGACCAACATTGCGACGGTGATCTCCCGCAACGCGATGATCAACAAGCAGATCGACATGACCTGGGAGTATACCGGCACGTCGCTGATCATTTTTAACCACATCAACAAACGCATGTCGCCAGAAGAGTCGTACGAGACGGTGAAACGCCTGGATGCGAAGCACGGCCTGGTGTGGCTCAAACCCGCCGATATGAACAACACCTACGCATTCGCCATGCAGCGTAAGCGCGCGGAAGCGGAACATATCAACACCATGTCAGAGCTGGTGGCGAAAGTTGAGCAGGTGCGTAAAACCGATCCGGATAACAACTGGATGCTGGGCCTGGACCTGGAATTTTCCGGGCGCAGTGACGGCATGAAGCCGCTGCAGGCCGCCTATAACCTGGAGCTGGACCGTCCGCAGATCCGTCAGATGGACCCCGGTCTGGTCTATAACGCGGTGCGCGACGGCTTTGTCGATGCCGGGCTGATCTACACCACCGACGGGCGCGTGAAGGGCTTCGACCTGAAGGTGCTGGAAGATGACAAAGGCTTCTTCCCGAGCTATGCCGTCACCCCGGTGGTGCGTAAGGACACGCTGGAGGCCAACCCGGGTCTGGAGGAGGCGCTGAACACCCTCTCCGCCCAGCTCAACAACGACGTTATCACCGAGCTGAACAAGAAGGTGGATATCGATCATCAGTCACCGCAGCAGGTCGCCCGTGATTTCCTGCGTAGCAAGCAGCTGCTGTAA
- the osmY gene encoding osmoprotectant ABC transporter permease OsmY — translation MHPLFKRSLLFIGAIIVVVALLVWGIGLETIKARQVDLVYLGQQHLILVFSSMFFALLIGIPSGILLSRPAARGIAEYVMQIFNVGNTLPPLAVLALAMVVIGIGDTPAIIALFLASLLPIVRNTYAGLCSVPGSLLEAANGIGMTKGQRLWQVEIPNAWPVMLSGIRIATAINVGTAPLAFLIGASSYGELIFPGIYLNDFPTLILGAAATALFALILDTLLAALGRLMSPHLAR, via the coding sequence ATGCATCCATTATTCAAACGCTCGCTGCTTTTTATCGGCGCGATTATTGTGGTCGTCGCCCTCCTCGTCTGGGGAATTGGGCTGGAGACGATCAAAGCGCGCCAGGTTGACCTGGTCTATCTCGGGCAACAGCATCTGATTTTAGTCTTCTCATCCATGTTCTTTGCCCTGCTGATCGGTATTCCCAGCGGTATTCTGCTGAGCCGTCCGGCGGCCCGGGGTATCGCCGAGTACGTGATGCAGATCTTTAACGTCGGCAACACTCTGCCCCCGCTGGCGGTGCTGGCCCTGGCGATGGTGGTGATTGGCATTGGCGATACCCCGGCCATTATCGCCCTGTTCCTCGCCTCGCTGCTGCCGATTGTACGTAACACCTACGCCGGGCTGTGCTCGGTGCCGGGCTCGCTGCTGGAAGCGGCGAACGGCATCGGGATGACCAAAGGGCAGCGTCTGTGGCAGGTGGAAATCCCTAACGCCTGGCCGGTCATGCTCTCCGGGATCCGCATCGCCACCGCCATTAACGTCGGTACCGCGCCGCTGGCTTTCCTCATCGGTGCCAGCAGCTACGGCGAGCTGATTTTCCCGGGTATTTACCTGAACGACTTCCCGACGCTGATCCTGGGTGCCGCGGCCACCGCCCTGTTCGCCCTGATTCTGGACACGCTGCTCGCGGCGCTGGGTCGTCTGATGAGCCCGCATCTCGCGCGATAA
- a CDS encoding YoaK family protein, translated as MLIKLKKERTHQEDRRLALWLATSAGLLNAIALGAFGFFPSHMTGNTSQLSSEVSSTDLNDIIFFATLILSFVSGAIIARIIVLWGLIHNVRLIFCQVLFIEGLLLAGVSLYEMYFHTLTTNREIIVFLCGLMGIHNSTSTQLSGGRVRSTHITGTLTDAGIALASVVVAMLRRDFSKDTTAQRSQLTTHLTTLFSFITGGIVGLILFRNFGFQAMLALGLMLTLVAAFCIISTSLRVRKVRAALSK; from the coding sequence TTGCTGATTAAACTCAAGAAAGAACGAACGCATCAGGAGGATCGCCGGCTTGCCCTCTGGCTGGCGACTTCCGCAGGATTGCTGAATGCTATTGCATTGGGGGCCTTCGGCTTTTTTCCTTCCCATATGACCGGCAACACCTCACAGTTATCCAGCGAAGTCTCCTCAACGGATCTGAACGATATTATTTTCTTTGCCACCCTTATTTTGTCGTTTGTGTCGGGGGCAATTATTGCGCGGATTATTGTTTTATGGGGCCTCATTCACAATGTGCGGCTCATTTTTTGTCAGGTTCTGTTTATTGAAGGGTTATTGCTGGCTGGTGTCTCCCTGTACGAAATGTATTTCCATACTCTCACCACCAATCGGGAAATTATTGTTTTTCTCTGCGGCCTGATGGGGATCCATAATTCCACCTCCACCCAACTTTCCGGCGGCCGGGTAAGATCCACTCACATTACCGGCACCTTAACCGACGCAGGCATTGCGCTGGCCTCCGTGGTGGTGGCAATGCTACGCCGGGATTTCTCCAAAGATACGACCGCACAACGAAGCCAGTTGACAACCCATCTCACCACCCTTTTCTCGTTTATTACCGGGGGTATTGTCGGGCTGATCCTGTTCAGAAATTTTGGCTTTCAGGCGATGCTGGCGCTGGGGCTGATGCTGACCCTGGTGGCCGCTTTCTGCATTATCAGCACCTCGCTGCGGGTGCGGAAGGTTCGCGCTGCACTCAGCAAATAG
- a CDS encoding glutathione S-transferase family protein yields the protein MLKILGKTTSINVRKVLWTCEEAGLDYLQEDYGSGFASTETDAFRALNPNAMVPVLIDGDFVLWESNAICRYLVRKAGRDDLLPADPRACANIERWMDWQATEFNNAWRYVFPALGRKNPDFNDPERIAAGITEWNHHIMILEQQLQRTGAWVAGETFTLADVVLGLSVNRWKMTPFEHPQVPAIEAWFERLNQREAFLRHGNNGML from the coding sequence ATGCTAAAAATCCTCGGCAAAACCACCTCCATCAACGTGCGCAAAGTGCTCTGGACCTGCGAAGAAGCGGGTCTGGACTATCTGCAGGAAGATTACGGCAGCGGCTTTGCCTCAACGGAGACCGACGCCTTCCGCGCGCTGAACCCGAACGCCATGGTGCCGGTGCTGATCGACGGCGACTTTGTGCTGTGGGAATCCAACGCTATCTGCCGCTATCTGGTGCGCAAAGCCGGGCGCGACGACCTGCTTCCTGCGGATCCGCGGGCGTGCGCCAATATTGAGCGCTGGATGGACTGGCAGGCGACCGAATTCAACAACGCCTGGCGCTACGTCTTTCCGGCGCTGGGACGCAAAAACCCGGACTTTAACGATCCTGAGCGAATTGCAGCGGGGATTACGGAGTGGAACCACCACATCATGATCCTTGAACAGCAGCTGCAACGCACCGGGGCCTGGGTGGCGGGCGAGACTTTTACCCTGGCCGACGTGGTGCTGGGGCTGTCGGTGAACCGCTGGAAGATGACGCCCTTTGAGCACCCGCAGGTGCCCGCCATCGAGGCCTGGTTTGAACGTTTAAATCAGCGTGAAGCATTTTTACGCCACGGGAATAATGGCATGTTGTGA
- a CDS encoding LysE family translocator has protein sequence MSVTDSLLAFSFAALLLTLTPGLDTALILRTACAEGGKKAFQAALGIDAGCFIWGALVALGLGALMAVSALAYTVLKICGAAYLCWLGLQLLMRPRSSFSQGAGNTTAHGNWFVKGMLGNVLNPKMGIFYVSFLPQFIPAGHSPVLWTFILVGIHVLIGTLWSVTLILSTHFASGILRKRRVISAMDRATGGLFLCFAAKLAFSSR, from the coding sequence ATGTCTGTTACCGATTCACTTCTCGCTTTCTCCTTTGCTGCACTCTTGCTTACCCTCACGCCTGGCCTGGATACGGCACTCATTCTTCGAACCGCCTGCGCTGAAGGGGGTAAAAAAGCTTTTCAGGCCGCTCTTGGCATTGATGCGGGCTGTTTTATCTGGGGAGCGCTTGTCGCGCTCGGTCTGGGCGCACTGATGGCGGTTTCAGCGCTCGCCTATACCGTCCTGAAAATCTGCGGTGCGGCTTACCTTTGCTGGCTGGGCCTGCAACTCCTGATGCGCCCCCGATCGTCTTTCAGTCAGGGGGCGGGCAATACCACGGCTCACGGGAACTGGTTTGTTAAAGGCATGCTCGGCAACGTACTCAATCCCAAAATGGGCATTTTTTATGTGTCGTTTTTACCGCAGTTTATCCCCGCCGGGCATTCACCCGTGCTCTGGACATTTATCCTTGTCGGCATTCATGTTTTGATCGGCACCCTGTGGTCCGTCACGCTTATTCTGTCCACGCACTTCGCATCCGGTATCCTGAGAAAACGCCGCGTCATCAGCGCCATGGATCGTGCAACCGGAGGACTCTTTCTCTGCTTTGCCGCCAAACTGGCATTCAGTAGTCGATAA
- the osmW gene encoding osmoprotectant ABC transporter permease OsmW encodes MDTVHYIIDNWGYLLTLTLQHLWLVALAVGLAIIIGVPLGILIVRHKWLATPVLGIATIVLTIPSIALFGLMIPLFSMIGQGIGALPAITAVFLYSLLPIVRNTHTALDSLPPGLREAGRGIGMTFWQRLRWVEIPMALPVIFGGIRTAVVMNIGVMAIAAVIGAGGLGLLLLNGIGGSDIRMLIAGALMICLLAIVLDWLLHRLQIVLTPKGIR; translated from the coding sequence ATGGATACGGTTCACTACATTATTGATAACTGGGGCTACCTGTTAACCCTGACGCTGCAACATCTCTGGCTGGTGGCGCTGGCCGTGGGCCTGGCCATCATCATCGGTGTGCCGCTGGGCATTCTGATCGTGCGCCACAAATGGCTGGCAACGCCGGTGCTGGGGATTGCCACCATCGTGCTGACCATCCCGTCCATTGCGCTGTTCGGCCTGATGATCCCGCTCTTTTCCATGATCGGTCAGGGTATTGGTGCCCTGCCCGCCATTACCGCGGTGTTTCTCTACTCGCTGCTGCCGATTGTGCGTAACACCCACACCGCCCTCGACAGCCTGCCACCCGGCCTGCGCGAAGCCGGGCGCGGGATCGGCATGACCTTCTGGCAGCGTCTGCGCTGGGTTGAAATCCCAATGGCGCTGCCGGTGATTTTCGGTGGCATCCGTACCGCCGTGGTGATGAACATTGGGGTGATGGCGATTGCCGCCGTCATCGGCGCGGGCGGGCTGGGCCTGCTGCTGCTTAACGGCATTGGCGGGAGCGATATTCGTATGCTGATTGCCGGTGCACTGATGATTTGTCTTTTAGCGATTGTGCTCGACTGGTTACTGCACCGTCTGCAGATCGTTCTGACTCCAAAGGGGATTCGATAA